The Bradyrhizobium barranii subsp. barranii genome segment CCCTGCCGCGGTCGTCTGCTGCGTCATGAGCCAGCGGAGAGACCTCAATCCGGCATCGAGATATTGGGGCGCCTGCGTCGCCATGCCTGTGAGGATCAGCGCCTGCGGCAGCCGCGCGTTGTCGTAGGCCAGCCCTTCCTCGAACCACACCCAGTCCGACGTCTCGACCGACGCCAGACACGCCATCAACCTGCCGGCAAGGGAATGCCGGACGTCCCTGGCGTGGAGATCGTCCGGAGCCACAGCGCAATAGGCGTCCAAGCCCAGCAGCATGAATGCCCATGCGCGGGGCGAACGAAAGCTCGCCGCGATCGACAATGCCTGGGCGAACAAAGCAGCGGCCCACAGGCGCCGGGCCGGGCTGGCGTCTCTGCGTGCAGCCTCGCCCAAAGCCCATAGCGTCCGCCCGTGACTGTCTTCTGACCCTCTGTCCTCAAGCCAGGTCCGATTGAACCCCATGAAGTTGCGAAATTGCCCGGTGTCGGGATTCCAGGCGTGCTGCACGAATGCCGCAAACCGGCTCGTTAGGATTTCCGACAGCGGCTGTTCGCCTGGACCATTGAGGGCGCAGGCCAGCAGCAGCGCTCGGGCATTGTCGTCGACGCAATAGCCGTGCGCGCGATCCGGCACCGAATGGACCGCATGCTGGAACAGGCCGACATCATCGCACATCGACAGGAAATGGCCGATCTGCATATCGGGCGATGCGGGGCTACGTGGCTCCGGCACATTCATGTCCGAGCCCGCGAAGAGTTTAAGCCGATGGCCTTGCCGTACATTCTCGAAGACGGACACGTAGCGCTCGGCCACCCGTTCCCATGTCATCATCCGGCTCGCCGCATAGGCGCGCCGCGACATCGCCTGCCGGCGGGCGTCGTCGGTCAGCAGGCCTGCGATCTCGTTGCCGATCGCCGCGGCGTCGCTGAAAGGCACCAGCACGCCGCACCCGTCGGCAAGCAGCTCGCGGGCGTGCCAGTAAGGCGTCGAGACGACCGGCTTCCCCAATCCGAAGCTGTAGGCCAGGGTTCCCGAGGTCATCTGGGCCTCGTTGAGATAGGGCGTGACATAGACGTCGCACATCGAGATGAATTCGAGCAGCGTGGCGAGATCCGCGAACCGGTCGAAGAACACCACGTGGTCGTCAATTCCGAGTTCGCGCACCCGCGCCATCAGGCTCTCGCGATAGGCCTCGCCCTGGTTTCGGACTAGGTTGGGGTGCGTTGCGCCAAGCACGACATACACCGCATTCGCGCAGCGCTTCAGAATCGACGGCATGGCGTCGATCATGATTTCGATGCCCTTGTTCGGTGACAACAGGCCGAATGTCAGGATGACCGATCTTTGCTCAAATCCAAGCTTGGCCTTCGCTGCATCAGGCTCGACGAAGGCGACATCCGGAATGCCGTGGGCGATGACCTCGATCTTGTCATCGGCCACCCGGT includes the following:
- a CDS encoding glycosyltransferase family 4 protein produces the protein MTPLRRIAVIGNSLPRRCGIATYTTDLKNAISISRQDLETCIVAMTDRGQAYDYPPAVAFQIKDGNIEDYMRAADFLNAGRFDAVCLQHEFGIFGGEAGAHILVLLSRLAMPVVTTFHTVLADPTPAQRTVMERIVEASSKVVVMANKGRELLRDVYRVADDKIEVIAHGIPDVAFVEPDAAKAKLGFEQRSVILTFGLLSPNKGIEIMIDAMPSILKRCANAVYVVLGATHPNLVRNQGEAYRESLMARVRELGIDDHVVFFDRFADLATLLEFISMCDVYVTPYLNEAQMTSGTLAYSFGLGKPVVSTPYWHARELLADGCGVLVPFSDAAAIGNEIAGLLTDDARRQAMSRRAYAASRMMTWERVAERYVSVFENVRQGHRLKLFAGSDMNVPEPRSPASPDMQIGHFLSMCDDVGLFQHAVHSVPDRAHGYCVDDNARALLLACALNGPGEQPLSEILTSRFAAFVQHAWNPDTGQFRNFMGFNRTWLEDRGSEDSHGRTLWALGEAARRDASPARRLWAAALFAQALSIAASFRSPRAWAFMLLGLDAYCAVAPDDLHARDVRHSLAGRLMACLASVETSDWVWFEEGLAYDNARLPQALILTGMATQAPQYLDAGLRSLRWLMTQQTTAAGHFRPVGTAGFGERRQHPRAFDQQPVEATATIAACLAAWRADGDAEWKAMATRAFAWFLGSNDLSVALVDPLTGSCRDGLHADRANENRGGESVVCYLLGLAEMRQLARVNPSLTRPTALRAVSA